In Delphinus delphis chromosome 11, mDelDel1.2, whole genome shotgun sequence, one genomic interval encodes:
- the IKZF4 gene encoding zinc finger protein Eos isoform X3, whose amino-acid sequence MHTPPALPRRFQGGGRVRTPGSHRQGKDNLERDPSGGCVPDFLPQAQDSNHFIMESLFCESSGDSSLEKEFLGAPVGPSVSSPNSQHSSPSRSLSANSIKVEMYSDEESSRLLGPDERLLEKDDSVIVEDSLSEPLGYCDGSGPEPHSPGGIRLPNGKLKCDVCGMVCIGPNVLMVHKRSHTGERPFHCNQCGASFTQKGNLLRHIKLHSGEKPFKCPFCNYACRRRDALTGHLRTHSVSSPTVGKPYKCNYCGRSYKQQSTLEEHKERCHNYLQSLSTEAQALAGQSGDEMRDLEMVPDSMLHSSSERPTFIDRLANSLTKRKRSTPQKFVGEKQMRFSLSDLPYDVNSGGYEKDVELVAHHGLEPGFGGSLAFVGAEHLRPLRLPPTNCISELTPVISSVYTQMQPLPGRLELPGSREAGEGPEDLADGGPLLYRARGPLTDPGASPSNGCQDSTDTESNHEDRVGAVVSLPQGPPPQPPPTIVVGRPSPAYAKEDPKPQEGLLQGTPGPSKEVLRVVGESGEPVKAFKCEHCRILFLDHVMFTIHMGCHGFRDPFECNICGYHSQDRYEFSSHIVRGEHKVG is encoded by the exons ATGCACACACCACCCGCACTCCCTCGCCGTTTCCAAGGCGGCGGCCGCGTTCGCACCCCAGGGTCTCACCGGCAAGGGAAGGATAAT CTGGAGAGGGATCCCTCAGGAGGGTGTGTTCCGGATTTCTTGCCTCAGGCCCAAGACTCCAACCATTTTATAATGGAATCTTTATTTTGTGAAA GTAGCGGGGACTCATCTCTGGAGAAGGAATTCCTCGGGGCCCCAGTGGGGCCCTCAGTGAGCAGCCCCAACAGCCAGCACTCTTCTCCCAGCCGCTCACTCAGTG ccaACTCCATCAAGGTGGAGATGTACAGCGATGAGGAGTCGAGCAGACTGCTCGGGCCGGATGAGCGGCTCCTGGAAAAGGACGACAGTGTGATCGTGGAAGACTCGTTGTCGGAGCCCCTGGGCTACTGTGATGGAAGCGGGCCAGAGCCTCACTCCCCCGGTGGCATCCGGCTGCCCAATGGCAAGCTCAAATGTGACGTCTGTGGCATGGTCTGCATCGGACCCAACGTGCTCATGGTGCACAAGCGTAGCCACACGG GAGAAAGGCCCTTCCACTGCAACCAGTGCGGTGCCTCCTTCACCCAGAAGGGCAACCTGCTGCGCCACATCAAGCTGCACTCTGGGGAGAAGCCCTTCAAGTGTCCCTTCTGCAACTACGCCTGCCGCCGGCGTGATGCGCTCACTGGCCACCTCCGCACACACTCGG TCTCCTCTCCCACGGTGGGCAAGCCCTACAAGTGTAACTACTGCGGCCGGAGCTATAAACAGCAGAGCACCCTGGAGGAGCACAAGGAGCGGTGCCACAACTACCTACAGAGTCTCAGCACTGAAGCCCAAGCTCTGGCTGGCCAGTCAG GTGATGAGATGCGGGACCTGGAGATGGTGCCGGACTCCATGCTGCACTCATCCTCTGAGAGGCCAACTTTCATTGATCGTCTGGCCAACAGCCTCACCAAACGCAAGCGTTCCACTCCCCAGAAGTTTGTAG GCGAAAAGCAGATGCGCTTCAGCCTCTCGGACCTCCCCTATGATGTGAACTCGGGTGGCTATGAGAAGGATGTGGAGTTGGTGGCACACCACGGCCTGGAGCCTGGCTTTGGAGGTTCTCTGGCCTTTGTGGGGGCAGAACATCTGCGTCCCCTCCGCCTTCCACCTACCAACTGCATCTCAGAACTCACGCCCGTCATCAGCTCTGTCTACACTCAGATGCAGCCCCTCCCTGGTCGACTGGAGCTTCCAGGGTCCCGAGAAGCAGGTGAGGGACCCGAGGATCTGGCTGATGGAGGTCCCCTCCTCTACCGGGCCCGAGGCCCCCTGACTGACCCCGGGGCGTCCCCCAGCAATGGCTGCCAGGACtccacagatacagagagcaaCCACGAAGATCGGGTTGGGGCAGTGGTATCCCTCCCTCAgggtcccccaccccagcctcctcccaccaTTGTGGTGGGCCGGCCCAGTCCTGCCTACGCCAAAGAGGACCCCAAGCCACAGGAGGGGTTACTGCAGGGCACCCCAGGCCCCTCCAAGGAAGTGCTTCGGGTGGTGGGCGAGAGCGGTGAGCCGGTGAAGGCCTTCAAGTGTGAGCACTGCCGCATTCTCTTCCTGGACCATGTCATGTTCACTATCCACATGGGCTGCCATGGCTTCAGAGACCCTTTCGAGTGCAACATCTGTGGTTACCACAGCCAGGACCGGTACGAATTCTCTTCCCACATTGTCCGGGGGGAGCACAAGGTGGGCTAG
- the IKZF4 gene encoding zinc finger protein Eos isoform X2 has product MESLFCESSGDSSLEKEFLGAPVGPSVSSPNSQHSSPSRSLSANSIKVEMYSDEESSRLLGPDERLLEKDDSVIVEDSLSEPLGYCDGSGPEPHSPGGIRLPNGKLKCDVCGMVCIGPNVLMVHKRSHTGERPFHCNQCGASFTQKGNLLRHIKLHSGEKPFKCPFCNYACRRRDALTGHLRTHSVSSPTVGKPYKCNYCGRSYKQQSTLEEHKERCHNYLQSLSTEAQALAGQSGDEMRDLEMVPDSMLHSSSERPTFIDRLANSLTKRKRSTPQKFVGEKQMRFSLSDLPYDVNSGGYEKDVELVAHHGLEPGFGGSLAFVGAEHLRPLRLPPTNCISELTPVISSVYTQMQPLPGRLELPGSREAGEGPEDLADGGPLLYRARGPLTDPGASPSNGCQDSTDTESNHEDRVGAVVSLPQGPPPQPPPTIVVGRPSPAYAKEDPKPQEGLLQGTPGPSKEVLRVVGESGEPVKAFKCEHCRILFLDHVMFTIHMGCHGFRDPFECNICGYHSQDRYEFSSHIVRGEHKVG; this is encoded by the exons ATGGAATCTTTATTTTGTGAAA GTAGCGGGGACTCATCTCTGGAGAAGGAATTCCTCGGGGCCCCAGTGGGGCCCTCAGTGAGCAGCCCCAACAGCCAGCACTCTTCTCCCAGCCGCTCACTCAGTG ccaACTCCATCAAGGTGGAGATGTACAGCGATGAGGAGTCGAGCAGACTGCTCGGGCCGGATGAGCGGCTCCTGGAAAAGGACGACAGTGTGATCGTGGAAGACTCGTTGTCGGAGCCCCTGGGCTACTGTGATGGAAGCGGGCCAGAGCCTCACTCCCCCGGTGGCATCCGGCTGCCCAATGGCAAGCTCAAATGTGACGTCTGTGGCATGGTCTGCATCGGACCCAACGTGCTCATGGTGCACAAGCGTAGCCACACGG GAGAAAGGCCCTTCCACTGCAACCAGTGCGGTGCCTCCTTCACCCAGAAGGGCAACCTGCTGCGCCACATCAAGCTGCACTCTGGGGAGAAGCCCTTCAAGTGTCCCTTCTGCAACTACGCCTGCCGCCGGCGTGATGCGCTCACTGGCCACCTCCGCACACACTCGG TCTCCTCTCCCACGGTGGGCAAGCCCTACAAGTGTAACTACTGCGGCCGGAGCTATAAACAGCAGAGCACCCTGGAGGAGCACAAGGAGCGGTGCCACAACTACCTACAGAGTCTCAGCACTGAAGCCCAAGCTCTGGCTGGCCAGTCAG GTGATGAGATGCGGGACCTGGAGATGGTGCCGGACTCCATGCTGCACTCATCCTCTGAGAGGCCAACTTTCATTGATCGTCTGGCCAACAGCCTCACCAAACGCAAGCGTTCCACTCCCCAGAAGTTTGTAG GCGAAAAGCAGATGCGCTTCAGCCTCTCGGACCTCCCCTATGATGTGAACTCGGGTGGCTATGAGAAGGATGTGGAGTTGGTGGCACACCACGGCCTGGAGCCTGGCTTTGGAGGTTCTCTGGCCTTTGTGGGGGCAGAACATCTGCGTCCCCTCCGCCTTCCACCTACCAACTGCATCTCAGAACTCACGCCCGTCATCAGCTCTGTCTACACTCAGATGCAGCCCCTCCCTGGTCGACTGGAGCTTCCAGGGTCCCGAGAAGCAGGTGAGGGACCCGAGGATCTGGCTGATGGAGGTCCCCTCCTCTACCGGGCCCGAGGCCCCCTGACTGACCCCGGGGCGTCCCCCAGCAATGGCTGCCAGGACtccacagatacagagagcaaCCACGAAGATCGGGTTGGGGCAGTGGTATCCCTCCCTCAgggtcccccaccccagcctcctcccaccaTTGTGGTGGGCCGGCCCAGTCCTGCCTACGCCAAAGAGGACCCCAAGCCACAGGAGGGGTTACTGCAGGGCACCCCAGGCCCCTCCAAGGAAGTGCTTCGGGTGGTGGGCGAGAGCGGTGAGCCGGTGAAGGCCTTCAAGTGTGAGCACTGCCGCATTCTCTTCCTGGACCATGTCATGTTCACTATCCACATGGGCTGCCATGGCTTCAGAGACCCTTTCGAGTGCAACATCTGTGGTTACCACAGCCAGGACCGGTACGAATTCTCTTCCCACATTGTCCGGGGGGAGCACAAGGTGGGCTAG
- the IKZF4 gene encoding zinc finger protein Eos isoform X1 produces the protein MDIEDSNGRSYMSGSGDSSLEKEFLGAPVGPSVSSPNSQHSSPSRSLSANSIKVEMYSDEESSRLLGPDERLLEKDDSVIVEDSLSEPLGYCDGSGPEPHSPGGIRLPNGKLKCDVCGMVCIGPNVLMVHKRSHTGERPFHCNQCGASFTQKGNLLRHIKLHSGEKPFKCPFCNYACRRRDALTGHLRTHSVSSPTVGKPYKCNYCGRSYKQQSTLEEHKERCHNYLQSLSTEAQALAGQSGDEMRDLEMVPDSMLHSSSERPTFIDRLANSLTKRKRSTPQKFVGEKQMRFSLSDLPYDVNSGGYEKDVELVAHHGLEPGFGGSLAFVGAEHLRPLRLPPTNCISELTPVISSVYTQMQPLPGRLELPGSREAGEGPEDLADGGPLLYRARGPLTDPGASPSNGCQDSTDTESNHEDRVGAVVSLPQGPPPQPPPTIVVGRPSPAYAKEDPKPQEGLLQGTPGPSKEVLRVVGESGEPVKAFKCEHCRILFLDHVMFTIHMGCHGFRDPFECNICGYHSQDRYEFSSHIVRGEHKVG, from the exons GTAGCGGGGACTCATCTCTGGAGAAGGAATTCCTCGGGGCCCCAGTGGGGCCCTCAGTGAGCAGCCCCAACAGCCAGCACTCTTCTCCCAGCCGCTCACTCAGTG ccaACTCCATCAAGGTGGAGATGTACAGCGATGAGGAGTCGAGCAGACTGCTCGGGCCGGATGAGCGGCTCCTGGAAAAGGACGACAGTGTGATCGTGGAAGACTCGTTGTCGGAGCCCCTGGGCTACTGTGATGGAAGCGGGCCAGAGCCTCACTCCCCCGGTGGCATCCGGCTGCCCAATGGCAAGCTCAAATGTGACGTCTGTGGCATGGTCTGCATCGGACCCAACGTGCTCATGGTGCACAAGCGTAGCCACACGG GAGAAAGGCCCTTCCACTGCAACCAGTGCGGTGCCTCCTTCACCCAGAAGGGCAACCTGCTGCGCCACATCAAGCTGCACTCTGGGGAGAAGCCCTTCAAGTGTCCCTTCTGCAACTACGCCTGCCGCCGGCGTGATGCGCTCACTGGCCACCTCCGCACACACTCGG TCTCCTCTCCCACGGTGGGCAAGCCCTACAAGTGTAACTACTGCGGCCGGAGCTATAAACAGCAGAGCACCCTGGAGGAGCACAAGGAGCGGTGCCACAACTACCTACAGAGTCTCAGCACTGAAGCCCAAGCTCTGGCTGGCCAGTCAG GTGATGAGATGCGGGACCTGGAGATGGTGCCGGACTCCATGCTGCACTCATCCTCTGAGAGGCCAACTTTCATTGATCGTCTGGCCAACAGCCTCACCAAACGCAAGCGTTCCACTCCCCAGAAGTTTGTAG GCGAAAAGCAGATGCGCTTCAGCCTCTCGGACCTCCCCTATGATGTGAACTCGGGTGGCTATGAGAAGGATGTGGAGTTGGTGGCACACCACGGCCTGGAGCCTGGCTTTGGAGGTTCTCTGGCCTTTGTGGGGGCAGAACATCTGCGTCCCCTCCGCCTTCCACCTACCAACTGCATCTCAGAACTCACGCCCGTCATCAGCTCTGTCTACACTCAGATGCAGCCCCTCCCTGGTCGACTGGAGCTTCCAGGGTCCCGAGAAGCAGGTGAGGGACCCGAGGATCTGGCTGATGGAGGTCCCCTCCTCTACCGGGCCCGAGGCCCCCTGACTGACCCCGGGGCGTCCCCCAGCAATGGCTGCCAGGACtccacagatacagagagcaaCCACGAAGATCGGGTTGGGGCAGTGGTATCCCTCCCTCAgggtcccccaccccagcctcctcccaccaTTGTGGTGGGCCGGCCCAGTCCTGCCTACGCCAAAGAGGACCCCAAGCCACAGGAGGGGTTACTGCAGGGCACCCCAGGCCCCTCCAAGGAAGTGCTTCGGGTGGTGGGCGAGAGCGGTGAGCCGGTGAAGGCCTTCAAGTGTGAGCACTGCCGCATTCTCTTCCTGGACCATGTCATGTTCACTATCCACATGGGCTGCCATGGCTTCAGAGACCCTTTCGAGTGCAACATCTGTGGTTACCACAGCCAGGACCGGTACGAATTCTCTTCCCACATTGTCCGGGGGGAGCACAAGGTGGGCTAG